One stretch of Cohnella algarum DNA includes these proteins:
- a CDS encoding allantoinase: MAAKYDLVIKGGRVVLDDRVERTDIGIQGGKIAVLGTVPAEEAETALEAEGLVVVPGMIDVHVHFNEPGMAHWEGFPSGSAALAAGGCTAYFDMPLNGLPPTTTLAALEEKKRLAKGRSRVDYAFWGGLVPGNLEELAPLAEAGVVGFKAFMSAAGGKEEGAFREVDDATLYAGMREIARLGKILALHAESEAVIRALAADKASRGLAGPADYLQTRPVYAEVEAVRRALFFAEQTGCPLHFVHISSPEAAEEIARAKRSGLDVTLETCPHYLTLTGDALEQAGPVAKCAPPLRTQAEVEGLWAAIARGEIDMIASDHSPCPPEMKTSADWFEIWGGISGAQNSLELVLGEGHAARGLELPLLCRLLSGGPARRFGLGPRKGQIAVGADADLAIVDFSPYVLRKEHLHDRHKQNVYIGKTMRCRVQTTVLRGSVVYDRHGGVADAAAGEWFGPLATGK, translated from the coding sequence ATGGCAGCCAAGTACGATTTGGTGATCAAGGGCGGCCGTGTCGTGCTGGACGACCGAGTCGAGCGTACGGATATCGGGATTCAGGGAGGCAAGATCGCGGTTTTGGGGACCGTTCCGGCGGAAGAGGCGGAGACGGCGCTCGAAGCGGAAGGGCTTGTCGTCGTGCCGGGCATGATCGACGTTCACGTTCATTTCAACGAGCCGGGCATGGCGCATTGGGAAGGGTTTCCGAGCGGCTCGGCGGCGCTCGCCGCGGGCGGCTGCACCGCTTACTTCGATATGCCGCTCAACGGCCTGCCTCCGACGACGACGCTGGCCGCGCTGGAGGAGAAGAAGCGGCTGGCGAAAGGACGTTCCCGCGTCGACTACGCGTTTTGGGGCGGCCTCGTTCCCGGCAACCTGGAGGAGCTCGCGCCGTTGGCGGAAGCGGGCGTCGTCGGCTTCAAAGCGTTTATGTCCGCGGCCGGCGGCAAGGAGGAAGGAGCTTTCCGCGAGGTGGACGACGCGACGCTGTACGCCGGCATGCGGGAAATCGCCCGGCTCGGCAAAATATTGGCGCTGCATGCCGAAAGCGAAGCCGTCATCCGGGCGCTCGCCGCGGACAAGGCGAGCCGCGGCCTCGCCGGGCCTGCCGATTATTTGCAGACCCGGCCGGTTTACGCCGAGGTCGAGGCGGTGCGGCGGGCGTTGTTTTTCGCGGAGCAGACGGGCTGCCCGCTTCATTTCGTGCATATCAGCAGTCCGGAGGCGGCGGAAGAGATCGCGCGGGCCAAGCGGTCGGGCCTGGACGTTACGCTGGAGACGTGCCCGCACTATTTGACGCTGACGGGCGATGCGCTCGAGCAGGCCGGACCGGTGGCGAAATGCGCGCCTCCGCTGCGCACGCAAGCGGAAGTCGAAGGGCTGTGGGCGGCGATCGCGCGGGGCGAAATCGACATGATCGCCTCCGACCATTCGCCTTGCCCGCCGGAGATGAAGACGTCCGCCGACTGGTTCGAAATCTGGGGCGGCATTTCCGGCGCGCAAAATTCGCTGGAGCTCGTGCTCGGCGAAGGCCATGCCGCGCGGGGGCTCGAGCTGCCGCTGCTTTGCCGGCTGCTCTCGGGCGGTCCGGCGCGGCGGTTCGGGCTCGGCCCCCGCAAGGGACAGATCGCCGTCGGCGCCGACGCGGACTTGGCGATCGTCGATTTTTCCCCGTATGTCCTGCGCAAGGAACACCTGCATGACCGGCACAAGCAGAACGTCTACATCGGCAAAACGATGCGCTGCCGCGTGCAAACGACCGTTCTGCGGGGCAGCGTCGTCTACGATCGGCATGGCGGCGTTGCGGACGCGGCGGCGGGCGAATGGTTCGGCCCTCTGGCGACCGGAAAGTGA
- a CDS encoding PucR family transcriptional regulator — MQLQELLKLPVYRGARLLAGKGGAARQVKSVNMMDAPDIIGFLKPNDLLLTTGYAMRDKPEELAGLIRQMAENGCAGLGIKLKRFLHEIPQSALDLADELDFPLIELALEPSLGELLQASLSRMMEKHNEELHYAIDLHRDFSRMIMQGHGIAAVIQALSRVVEGTALLMNHRCETIFGSGPLPDAVFGQLREQSRRMLAGQPDSDAETVGLRLPADETEEGPEAFFYRIRLPQQTYFMVLVNAARMDGSPLPSLAVEQAANVIGFELMKQQAVRERTRRFKNEYFDNLVEGRFGSAAEILHSGKRYGLQDRVPYLCIAAQTDPGTGEADDSQFQKRDYIYERLKTMLSERKRKFVMFNKKERYVLLVEWERQPASGVALLSRELAELQESLFSADRVSLSFGIGNPAEQLTQIPGAFKEAANALELGYRGRQTRFVQIYRAKEVAGLLGMIPKEARRDFVAESFRPLANVEPGEREELLNTARAFLETQGQIAETAKRLYIHRNTVAYRMAKFEKLTGRSLRDPNDSLRLRLAFLLRELQ, encoded by the coding sequence ATGCAGCTTCAAGAACTGCTCAAGCTGCCGGTTTATCGCGGCGCCCGCCTGCTCGCCGGCAAAGGCGGCGCGGCGCGGCAGGTCAAATCGGTCAACATGATGGATGCGCCCGATATCATTGGCTTTCTCAAGCCGAATGATCTGCTGCTCACGACAGGGTACGCCATGCGCGACAAGCCGGAGGAGCTGGCCGGACTGATCCGGCAGATGGCCGAAAACGGCTGCGCCGGCCTCGGCATCAAGCTCAAGCGGTTTTTGCACGAAATCCCGCAGAGCGCGTTGGACCTGGCCGACGAGCTGGACTTTCCGCTGATCGAGCTCGCGCTCGAGCCTTCCCTCGGCGAGCTGCTTCAAGCCTCGCTGAGCCGCATGATGGAAAAGCACAACGAAGAGCTGCACTACGCGATCGATCTGCACCGCGATTTTTCCCGGATGATCATGCAAGGTCACGGAATCGCCGCCGTCATCCAGGCGCTGTCGCGCGTCGTCGAAGGCACCGCCCTGCTGATGAATCACCGCTGCGAGACGATATTCGGCTCGGGGCCGCTTCCCGATGCCGTATTCGGGCAGCTGCGGGAGCAATCGCGCCGCATGCTGGCCGGGCAGCCGGACTCGGACGCCGAAACGGTCGGCTTGCGTTTGCCGGCAGACGAAACCGAAGAAGGGCCGGAAGCTTTTTTTTACCGGATCCGGCTGCCGCAGCAAACGTATTTCATGGTTTTGGTCAATGCGGCGCGAATGGACGGGTCGCCGCTGCCCAGCCTCGCCGTCGAACAGGCCGCCAACGTGATCGGGTTCGAGCTGATGAAGCAGCAGGCCGTGCGCGAACGCACCCGCCGGTTCAAAAACGAATATTTCGATAATTTGGTGGAAGGCCGATTCGGTTCGGCCGCGGAAATTTTGCATTCGGGGAAGCGCTACGGACTGCAGGATCGGGTCCCGTATTTGTGCATCGCCGCCCAAACGGACCCGGGCACGGGGGAAGCCGACGACAGCCAGTTCCAAAAACGGGACTACATTTACGAGCGATTGAAAACGATGCTGTCCGAGCGCAAGCGGAAGTTCGTCATGTTCAACAAAAAGGAACGGTACGTATTGCTGGTGGAGTGGGAGCGGCAGCCGGCTTCCGGGGTCGCCCTTTTGTCCCGCGAATTGGCCGAGCTTCAGGAAAGCCTGTTTTCGGCGGACCGCGTTTCGCTGTCGTTCGGCATCGGCAACCCGGCGGAGCAGCTGACGCAAATTCCGGGCGCTTTCAAAGAAGCGGCAAACGCGCTTGAGCTCGGTTACCGGGGGAGGCAAACGAGATTCGTGCAAATTTATCGGGCAAAAGAGGTCGCCGGGCTGCTCGGCATGATCCCGAAAGAAGCGCGGCGCGACTTTGTGGCGGAATCTTTCCGGCCGCTTGCGAACGTGGAGCCGGGCGAGCGCGAGGAATTGCTGAACACCGCCCGGGCGTTTCTCGAAACGCAGGGCCAGATCGCCGAAACCGCGAAGCGGCTGTACATTCACCGGAACACGGTCGCCTACCGCATGGCCAAGTTCGAGAAGCTGACCGGGCGCAGCTTGCGGGATCCGAACGATTCGCTGCGGCTTCGGCTCGCTTTTTTGCTTCGGGAGCTGCAGTAG
- a CDS encoding carbohydrate ABC transporter permease — translation MVEDRTFGGRLFSIVNFALLAVIALVTVLPFVHVVAGSFTTNAEIAAKKFILVPTVWSTEAYRFIFSTPTIFRAMAVSIGVTLVGTLFSMLITSLMAYGLSRRDLDGRRGLMFLVVFTMLFSGGMIPTFLVVKELGLIDTYAALILPSAITAFNMIILKNFFQNIPEGLEESAKIDGCHDFGILFRIVLPLSMPAIATISLFYAVTYWNTYMNAILYLNKSEMWPIQVLLRQIVVLASGMDYSSNLDSAVPPPEQSVKMAVIVVATLPILLVYPFLQKHFAKGAMLGSIKG, via the coding sequence ATGGTAGAAGACCGAACGTTTGGCGGGCGCCTGTTCTCGATCGTGAATTTCGCGCTGCTTGCCGTCATCGCGCTCGTGACGGTGCTTCCGTTCGTCCATGTCGTGGCGGGCTCGTTTACGACGAACGCGGAAATCGCCGCGAAGAAGTTCATTCTCGTGCCGACCGTCTGGAGCACGGAAGCGTACCGCTTCATTTTCTCGACGCCGACGATTTTTCGCGCGATGGCCGTATCGATCGGCGTCACGCTGGTCGGAACGCTGTTCAGCATGCTGATCACGTCGCTCATGGCGTACGGCCTGTCGCGGCGGGACCTGGACGGCCGGAGAGGCCTGATGTTTCTCGTCGTCTTTACGATGCTGTTCAGCGGCGGGATGATTCCGACTTTTCTCGTCGTCAAGGAGCTGGGGCTGATCGATACGTACGCCGCGCTCATTTTGCCGTCGGCGATTACCGCGTTCAACATGATCATTCTCAAAAACTTTTTCCAGAACATTCCCGAGGGGCTGGAGGAATCGGCGAAAATCGACGGCTGCCACGATTTCGGCATTTTGTTCCGGATCGTGCTGCCGCTGTCCATGCCGGCGATCGCGACCATTTCGCTTTTTTACGCGGTCACGTACTGGAACACGTATATGAACGCCATTTTGTATTTGAACAAAAGCGAAATGTGGCCGATTCAGGTGCTGCTGCGCCAGATCGTCGTGCTGGCGAGCGGGATGGACTACAGCTCGAATCTCGATTCCGCGGTGCCGCCTCCGGAGCAATCGGTCAAAATGGCCGTCATCGTCGTCGCGACGCTGCCGATTTTGCTGGTATACCCGTTTTTGCAAAAGCATTTCGCCAAGGGAGCCATGCTCGGCTCGATCAAAGGATAG
- a CDS encoding ABC transporter permease — protein sequence MAVRSQAALRERTKSERKKRMWRNRWIYVMILPGLLYFLIFKYVPMFGLVISFQDYKPFKGILGSEWVGFEHFERLFTMPDFWQILSNTLILFGMNLVFYFPVPIILALMLNEVRTAFFKKFFQSLVYLPHFMSWVIIVSIGYVMLTMDGGIINELLVMLGLPKINFLLSPEWFRPTYIVQVIWREAGWGTIIYLAAIASIDPQLYEAARMDGAGRLRQIWHITLPAIRSVIVVLLILKIGDVLELGFEHVYLLLNSMNRNVAEIIDTYVYTAGLRQMQFSYSAAVGFFKSAVGLVLVMVANRLAKRFGEEGIY from the coding sequence ATGGCTGTCCGCTCGCAGGCCGCTCTCAGGGAGCGCACCAAGAGCGAGCGGAAAAAACGCATGTGGAGAAACCGCTGGATTTACGTCATGATTTTGCCGGGCTTGCTTTATTTTCTGATTTTCAAATACGTCCCGATGTTCGGGCTCGTCATTTCGTTTCAGGATTACAAGCCGTTCAAAGGCATTTTGGGCAGCGAATGGGTCGGCTTCGAGCATTTCGAGCGCCTGTTCACGATGCCGGATTTCTGGCAGATTTTATCCAATACGCTTATTTTGTTCGGCATGAACCTCGTCTTTTATTTCCCGGTGCCGATCATTCTCGCGCTCATGCTGAACGAAGTGCGGACCGCGTTTTTCAAAAAGTTTTTCCAATCGCTCGTTTATTTGCCCCATTTCATGTCATGGGTCATTATCGTTTCGATCGGCTACGTCATGCTGACGATGGACGGCGGGATTATCAACGAGCTGCTCGTCATGCTGGGGCTGCCCAAAATCAACTTCCTGCTCAGCCCCGAATGGTTCCGGCCCACGTATATCGTCCAGGTTATCTGGCGCGAGGCGGGGTGGGGGACGATCATCTATTTGGCGGCCATCGCCTCGATCGATCCCCAACTGTACGAGGCGGCCCGGATGGACGGCGCCGGACGGCTGCGGCAGATTTGGCATATTACGCTGCCGGCGATCCGGAGCGTCATTGTCGTCCTTTTGATCTTGAAAATTGGCGACGTGCTGGAGCTCGGGTTCGAACATGTGTACCTGCTGCTCAACTCGATGAACCGCAATGTCGCTGAAATTATCGATACGTACGTCTATACCGCCGGCTTGAGGCAAATGCAGTTCAGCTACAGCGCCGCGGTCGGATTTTTCAAATCGGCGGTCGGCCTCGTGCTGGTCATGGTCGCGAACCGCCTGGCCAAAAGATTCGGAGAAGAAGGCATTTACTAA
- a CDS encoding extracellular solute-binding protein, whose amino-acid sequence MNRKPLSLALCTATALAMLLGACATGGSNNASPSASGGAAPSGASPSASAEAPADEKPTEITIMLPLNTAETPPDRIKTEVEKLTNTKLTYQFFPADTYEEKLNSSFATGTLPQVTYLKNSTTFLLMREAIKDGQFWEIGPYLSEFPNLSKLKPEILDNTKVEGKLYSLYIGRPLARQGIIYRKDWADKLGIQPPANVDELFEMAKAFTEKDPDGNGQADTIGIVDRNELVYGAFKTVSAWFGTPNYWGEQDGKLLPEFMFPQYVETMDFFKKLRDGGYMNQDFAATSKTDAVKMFTSGKAGIYIGGSMQDIDSLNKDLIKNVPEAVLDVHSMVAGPDGELRQWMIPGYNNVILFPKTAVKDEAELKKILAFFDKMMTPEVANLMYWGIEGVHYTVVDGKAKVSDDKELVEREVKGYKDSVIGEAATNGMYESLNELPGRIHAEQLIVENEKIGVKDPTAALDSATYAEKGVELQQIMTDATYQYIYGQIDKAGFDKAIERWKKDGGDNIIEEFNAARQ is encoded by the coding sequence ATGAACAGAAAGCCTTTATCGCTCGCGCTTTGCACGGCGACCGCGCTTGCCATGCTGCTCGGGGCGTGCGCCACCGGGGGAAGCAATAACGCGTCGCCGTCCGCATCCGGCGGAGCGGCGCCTTCCGGCGCGAGCCCGAGCGCAAGCGCGGAAGCGCCGGCGGACGAAAAGCCGACCGAAATTACGATCATGCTGCCGCTCAACACGGCGGAGACGCCGCCCGACCGCATCAAAACCGAAGTCGAAAAGCTCACGAACACCAAGCTGACGTATCAATTTTTCCCGGCGGACACTTACGAAGAGAAATTGAACTCGTCGTTCGCCACCGGAACGCTGCCGCAGGTCACGTATTTGAAAAACTCCACGACGTTCCTGCTCATGAGGGAAGCGATCAAGGACGGCCAGTTCTGGGAAATCGGGCCTTACCTGTCGGAGTTTCCGAACCTGAGCAAGCTGAAGCCGGAAATTTTGGACAATACGAAGGTCGAAGGCAAGCTGTACTCGCTGTACATCGGCCGCCCGCTGGCGCGCCAGGGCATCATTTACCGCAAGGACTGGGCGGACAAACTCGGCATCCAGCCGCCGGCAAACGTCGACGAGCTGTTCGAAATGGCGAAAGCGTTTACGGAAAAAGATCCCGACGGCAACGGCCAGGCGGACACGATCGGCATCGTCGACCGCAACGAACTCGTCTACGGCGCGTTCAAGACGGTTTCGGCCTGGTTCGGCACGCCGAACTACTGGGGCGAGCAGGACGGCAAGCTGCTGCCGGAGTTCATGTTCCCGCAGTACGTCGAGACGATGGACTTCTTCAAAAAGCTGCGCGACGGCGGCTACATGAACCAGGACTTCGCGGCGACGAGCAAAACCGACGCGGTCAAAATGTTCACGAGCGGCAAAGCCGGCATCTATATCGGCGGCTCGATGCAGGATATCGACTCGCTGAACAAGGATCTTATCAAAAACGTGCCGGAAGCCGTCCTGGACGTGCACAGCATGGTGGCCGGTCCCGACGGCGAGCTTCGCCAATGGATGATTCCGGGCTACAATAACGTCATTTTGTTCCCGAAAACGGCCGTCAAGGACGAAGCGGAGCTGAAAAAGATTTTGGCCTTCTTCGACAAAATGATGACGCCGGAAGTGGCGAATCTCATGTACTGGGGCATCGAAGGCGTCCACTACACGGTCGTCGACGGCAAAGCGAAGGTTTCCGACGACAAGGAGCTCGTGGAACGCGAAGTCAAAGGCTACAAGGACAGCGTCATCGGCGAGGCCGCGACGAACGGCATGTACGAAAGCCTGAACGAGCTGCCGGGGCGGATTCATGCCGAACAGCTCATCGTCGAAAACGAGAAAATCGGCGTCAAGGACCCGACGGCCGCGCTCGATTCGGCCACCTATGCCGAGAAAGGCGTGGAACTGCAGCAGATTATGACGGATGCGACGTATCAGTATATTTACGGGCAAATCGACAAGGCCGGCTTCGATAAAGCGATCGAAAGATGGAAAAAAGACGGCGGGGACAACATCATCGAGGAATTCAACGCCGCCAGGCAGTAA